One region of Wyeomyia smithii strain HCP4-BCI-WySm-NY-G18 chromosome 3, ASM2978416v1, whole genome shotgun sequence genomic DNA includes:
- the LOC129733270 gene encoding kinesin-related protein 6 — MRRLILFMGFLITGVLSQGFLQPPPFRPVPSKLQRRQLTQHHQAHILSDIQQHQHRFNLHQHPRSQNVVIQPSIQLPLPQQQQLNQRPLASSNNVPFQANPPPFNGKQLPLPLSPNNFRPSQSGRQQHNGFGAQQETRHPPLPSPQQLRSAPNTLQPPQQQFFNNGPPLSNQPFGNNVFPADGQFNAPRLPETRPLNPTGQNPFLQPPVFPGPQQQQQQSQQPVAQIRFPSNVQPPQTQSLFQNTPQQFPPIQGTSPFSQNIQQQPFDSNHLRSEVVPLAQQPLQTSNFNPFGNQQQQQFNNFPPVHHVPVFTSPQALNSQPGVFPQIPQAAAQLKQQPQTFPVQNPQQQQLSFQQQQELEKRLQEESDRIRELQERQKVIQKHEQFLQKQYQKQQAKVQQLHQDFLKKQQKIVQQQQDYETIRKTPVAGSQLHEVPASVFEKVMKASQNVSPTTASSILSPTTTERSLSVIPLKTNSKKDYSTISKTDLDALLQSNRQNLFQSLKVEPAKPTKPKPTKGKSTKALGRDELLKQLKAALAEQGHEDLGGKNFTTTDIVLPNGEKVQVIRTSDPDIIKRANVNSEAVLTQQADSPTTAKSLSFDDIAKSGILPPGANFELIKQNDDGRIEEAAKIPPQKKVTFVYLEEQDDGSYKVQGVKGSSDKETKTSGADVDSILKRIKSGEIQLPPPSNKALKVPIIVEGPGATTTPRIVPVQKANSVTIIPRSTPLENHQSTNFVADHTIPRTASSPASVSYVSTAAPASPSSVTAYSPSTYSGSTVHQSAPTLSTQSTIPNYYQNDNAIVHNGASATYATSTSVSSTVAPLSVATTPQYGSTRSENYISASTSAQQTASSNVYQQQSTGKFDVVNPTAYTAESTVTTQNVYQQQQQQQQQQQPQQQQQIVQSLPLIQQPPQQQQQQSQPPSPTQASASSTNELPVILRKNGLFAMAKYLRQSGLDTILNETGPYTIFVPTDKAFRSLLVQLGGPEKAEEKFKNNPRLLSGLLLHHVIPGSFDIGSLQDEMTGVSLAGTQLRVNQYNMHDSEWNDVKVTTINGAMVVPDKQDITIPQGIAHAVDRVMFPLPVGDILQTLQSDRERRFTHFLRALYASGMSDTLQNKGIKTYTVFAPTDAAFANYSTDELNKLVTDKEMADELVKKHVIPGTLFTAGMRFYQVKDAMAEGKTVTLQKSAGKIKINDGYLQTSNIPTTNGVIHAVDSLL; from the exons GTACCGTCCAAACTGCAAAGGCGGCAATTGACGCAACACCACCAGGCACACATCCTAAGCGACATTCAACAGCACCAGCATCGGTTTAACCTGCATCAGCATCCGAGGTCCCAGAACGTCGTCATACAACCATCCATCCAACTGCCACTACCACAACAGCAGCAGCTGAATCAGCGGCCATTGGCCAGCAGCAACAACGTTCCCTTCCAGGCAAATCCACCCCCGTTCAACGGCAAACAGTTGCCCTTGCCGCTGTCACCCAACAATTTCAGACCATCACAATCAGGCAGACAACAACACAACGGCTTCGGAGCACAA CAAGAAACACGTCACCCGCCACTCCCATCACCACAACAGCTACGATCCGCTCCGAACACGCTACAACCACCTCAACAGCAATTCTTCAACAACGGACCCCCACTCAGTAATCAACCCTTCGGCAACAATGTTTTCCCAGCAGATGGTCAATTCAATGCACCACGGCTACCCGAAACACGACCCCTAAACCCTACCGGGCAAAATCCTTTCCTACAGCCACCAGTTTTCCCTGgtccacaacaacaacaacaacagtcaCAGCAACCTGTCGCTCAAATACGCTTTCCTTCGAATGTACAACCACCCCAAACCCAATCACTCTTCCAAAACACTCCACAACAATTCCCACCGATCCAAGGAACATCTCCCTTCAGCCAGAACATCCAACAACAGCCGTTCGATAGCAATCACCTACGCTCCGAAGTCGTTCCATTAGCTCAACAGCCACTACAGACTTCCAACTTCAATCCATTCGGAaaccagcagcagcaacagttcAACAACTTCCCTCCGGTTCATCACGTGCCAGTCTTCACGTCACCTCAAGCACTGAACTCACAACCCGGAGTATTCCCTCAAATCCCACAAGCAGCAGCTCAGCTAAAACAGCAACCGCAAACTTTCCCAGTGCAGAACCCACAACAGCAGCAACTATCATTCCAACAACAACAGGAATTAGAGAAGCGTCTTCAGGAAGAAAGCGACCGAATTCGTGAGCTGCAAGAAAGGCAGAAAGTTATCCAAAAACACGAACAATTCCTCCAGAAGCAGTACCAAAAACAGCAAGCGAAGGTTCAACAGCTTCACCAAGACTTCCTCAAgaaacagcaaaaaatcgtCCAACAGCAGCAAGACTACGAAACCATCCGTAAAACTCCGGTCGCCGGCAGTCAGTTACACGAGGTTCCTGCCTCCGTTTTCGAAAAAGTAATGAAAGCTAGCCAGAATGTCAGTCCTACCACAGCCAGCTCGATTCTGTCACCAACCACAACGGAACGAAGCCTGTCGGTAATTCCCCTGAAAACGAACAGCAAGAAAGACTACAGCACGATTTCCAAAACCGACCTCGATGCCCTGCTGCAATCGAACCGACAGAACCTGTTCCAAAGCTTGAAAGTGGAACCAGCGAAACCCACCAAACCGAAACCAACGAAAGGTAAGTCCACTAAGGCTCTCGGTCGCGACGAGCTTCTCAAGCAACTAAAGGCAGCTCTTGCCGAGCAAGGCCATGAGGATCTTGGTGGCAAGAACTTCACCACTACCGATATCGTATTACCGAACGGCGAAAAGGTTCAAGTTATTCGTACCTCCGATCCGGACATCATCAAGCGTGCCAACGTCAACTCGGAGGCCGTTCTGACGCAACAAGCTGATTCGCCCACAACCGCCAAGTCCTTGTCTTTCGATGACATAGCAAAGAGCGGAATTCTTCCACCAGGTGCCAACTTCGAGCTGATTAAACAAAACGATGACGGTCGCATCGAAGAGGCGGCCAAAATTCCTCCACAAAAGAAAGTGACTTTCGTCTACCTAGAGGAACAAGACGACGGTTCGTACAAGGTGCAAGGTGTCAAGGGTAGCAGTGATAAGGAAACCAAAACTTCTGGAGCCGACGTGGACAGTATTTTAAAGCGTATTAAAAGTGGTGAAATTCAGCTGCCACCGCCATCGAATAAGGCCCTTAAGGTTCCAATCATCGTCGAAGGACCGGGAGCAACCACTACGCCACGAATAGTCCCCGTCCAGAAGGCTAACTCCGTGACGATAATTCCACGCAGTACACCTTTGGAAAATCATCAATCCACCAACTTCGTCGCAGATCACACCATTCCACGTACAGCATCATCTCCTGCCTCGGTAAGCTACGTTTCAACGGCGGCTCCAGCTAGTCCCAGTTCTGTGACCGCTTATTCGCCAAGCACCTACTCCGGCAGTACAGTTCACCAGTCCGCGCCTACACTTTCCACTCAATCGACGATCCCGAACTACTACCAGAATGACAACGCCATTGTCCACAACGGTGCAAGCGCAACGTATGCTACCAGCACTTCGGTGTCCTCTACCGTAGCTCCCCTTTCCGTCGCCACAACCCCGCAGTACGGTTCCACTCGATCCGAAAACTACATTTCAGCATCAACATCAGCGCAGCAAACGGCCAGTTCTAACGTGTACCAGCAACAATCAACCGGTAAGTTTGATGTGGTGAACCCGACCGCTTATACCGCGGAATCAACCGTGACCACGCAGAATGTCtaccagcaacaacaacaacaacaacagcagcagcaaccgcaacaacaacaacaaatagtACAATCACTGCCGCTGATTCAACAACCAccgcaacaacagcagcagcagtcgcAACCACCATCACCAACCCAAGCGAGCGCCTCTTCAACGAACGAACTGCCAGTGATTCTTAGGAAAAACGGACTATTTGCGATGGCCAAATATCTCCGACAGTCTGGCTTGGATACGATACTTAACGAAACCGGCCCGTACACGATCTTCGTGCCAACGGACAAAGCTTTCCGCAGTCTCCTAGTGCAGCTGGGAGGACCGGAGAAAGCCGAAGAGAAGTTCAAGAACAATCCGCGACTGCTCAGTGGG CTTCTGCTACATCATGTTATACCCGGATCATTTGATATCGGATCACTACAGGACGAAATGACCGGTGTTTCGCTGGCTGGAACACAACTGCGAGTTAATCAGTACAACATGCACGATTCGGAGTGGAATGATGTCAAG GTAACAACGATCAACGGTGCCATGGTCGTTCCGGATAAGCAAGACATCACGATCCCTCAAGGTATTGCCCATGCCGTAGATCGAGTAATGTTCCCCCTACCAGTCGGAGATATCCTCCAGACCTTGCAGTCCGACCGGGAGCGACGGTTTACCCATTTCTTGCGGGCATTGTATGCATCGGGTATGTCCGATACTCTACAGAACAAAG GTATCAAAACATACACAGTATTCGCCCCAACCGATGCAGCTTTTGCCAACTACTCGACGGATGAACTGAACAAACTAGTCACGGACAAGGAAATGGCGGATGAGCTGGTCAAGAAGCACGTCATACCGGGTACATTATTCACCGCTGGAATGCGATTCTACCAGGTTAAGGATGCAATGGCCGAAGGCAAAACGGTCACACTACAGAAAAGTGCGG gtaaaataaaaatcaacgaCGGTTACCTGCAGACGTCCAACATTCCCACGACGAATGGTGTGATACATGCCGTGGATTCTCTGCTGTAG